A window of Synechococcus sp. UW179A contains these coding sequences:
- a CDS encoding phytoene synthase — protein MPLAAPDLDAAFEACRRETAEWAKTFYLGTLLLPFEKRRAIWAIYVWCRRTDELMDSPEAQARPVEELADRLNRWELKTRDLFKGHVNDELDAVMVDTLERFPQSIQPYLDMIEGQRMDLTWTRYPRFDDLRLYCYRVAGTVGLMTQGVMGLDQAYSSAPWSDRPDTSDAAVALGIANQLTNILRDVGEDRGRGRIYLPLEDLEHFGYSEDDLMAGRMNQAWKDLMAFQLRRAREWFDRSEAGVRWLSRDARWPVWTSLRLYRSILNVIERHDYDVFNKRAYVGKLNKLLDLPRSFVLAQSR, from the coding sequence ATGCCTCTCGCAGCTCCGGACCTCGACGCAGCCTTCGAGGCCTGTCGTCGGGAGACCGCCGAGTGGGCCAAAACGTTCTATCTCGGAACGCTGCTGCTCCCCTTTGAGAAGCGTCGGGCAATCTGGGCGATCTATGTCTGGTGCAGGCGAACAGATGAGTTGATGGACAGTCCAGAGGCTCAGGCTCGTCCTGTCGAAGAGCTGGCCGATCGTCTGAATCGCTGGGAGTTGAAAACCCGAGATCTGTTCAAGGGACATGTCAACGATGAGCTCGATGCGGTGATGGTCGACACGCTCGAGAGGTTCCCTCAGAGCATTCAGCCTTATCTCGACATGATCGAGGGCCAGCGCATGGACCTCACCTGGACTCGCTACCCCCGTTTCGATGATCTCAGGTTGTACTGCTACAGGGTTGCGGGAACAGTTGGCCTCATGACTCAGGGGGTCATGGGTTTGGATCAGGCCTACAGCTCTGCGCCTTGGAGTGATCGGCCAGACACTTCAGATGCTGCCGTTGCCTTGGGAATCGCCAATCAGCTCACCAATATTCTCCGGGATGTCGGAGAAGATCGCGGTCGTGGTCGGATCTATCTGCCGTTGGAAGATCTCGAGCACTTTGGATATTCCGAAGATGACCTGATGGCAGGTCGCATGAATCAAGCCTGGAAGGATCTCATGGCGTTTCAGCTGCGGCGCGCACGTGAGTGGTTTGATCGCTCCGAGGCTGGAGTGCGTTGGTTGTCCCGTGATGCCCGATGGCCGGTCTGGACATCTCTGCGCCTTTACAGAAGCATTCTTAATGTCATTGAGCGCCACGATTACGACGTCTTCAACAAGCGTGCCTATGTGGGAAAGCTCAACAAGCTGCTTGATCTGCCTCGATCCTTTGTTCTGGCCCAGTCTCGCTAG
- a CDS encoding RNA-binding protein, whose protein sequence is MSVRLYIGNLPQNFESKELEAQLTSVGEGVRFKAVLDRETGACRGFGFANVDDEKVADAVIEQFNGKEFGGNALRVERSERRDSNAGGGGGRRGQAGGHAPGSARKAVNKVVHSDAKAEEAPDPRWAGELSKLKDLLADQKTAV, encoded by the coding sequence ATGAGCGTGCGTCTTTACATCGGCAACTTGCCGCAGAATTTTGAGAGCAAAGAGCTTGAGGCTCAGCTCACCAGCGTTGGGGAGGGAGTTCGCTTCAAAGCCGTTCTCGACCGCGAAACCGGCGCCTGCCGCGGATTCGGATTCGCCAATGTCGATGACGAAAAAGTCGCTGATGCCGTGATTGAGCAGTTCAATGGCAAGGAGTTCGGAGGAAATGCACTCCGTGTCGAGCGCTCGGAGCGGCGAGACAGCAATGCCGGCGGCGGCGGTGGCCGACGCGGACAGGCCGGCGGACACGCACCGGGCTCAGCGCGCAAAGCTGTGAACAAGGTTGTTCACAGCGATGCAAAAGCTGAAGAAGCCCCCGATCCTCGTTGGGCTGGTGAGCTGTCCAAGCTCAAGGACTTGCTTGCCGATCAGAAAACAGCTGTTTGA
- a CDS encoding CCA tRNA nucleotidyltransferase, with product MPPRSGSTPILTGDRGRLAEIIWQRLKPECWPVRPIDLPTGSVLVGGAVRDALLDRLSDAPDLDVVVPNNALKSTRQLAQRLGGACVVLDEQRDMARLVLGGWTIDLARQEGETLEDDLNRRDFRLNAIALSFDGSPRLLDPTGGLEDLQDARVVAVREANLQEDPLRLLRGLRLIAELDMHLDDPTLEMLHRNRSLLPDAAPERIQAELLRLVAAPAADRAIATILELELLKPWTKQDDAAAGKERSIRTAQASELLTDKERKQALPLARLTQLLPDAGLKKLRFSRRQLQRCERLRYWIKRSTSIQGHACPEGLTESERLQLHLDLEQDLPALILTWPAALQKQWLERWRDLQDTLFHPRPALNGTSLQEALQISPGPTLGALLRHLNLERAYGRISTREQALNAARSWLSHQAVQTDPDGSCD from the coding sequence ATGCCCCCCCGCTCCGGTTCGACACCCATTCTGACGGGAGATCGGGGCAGGCTGGCTGAAATCATCTGGCAGCGTTTGAAACCGGAATGCTGGCCTGTGCGCCCTATAGATCTCCCCACAGGATCAGTTCTGGTGGGAGGAGCCGTTCGTGATGCCCTCCTGGACAGGCTTTCTGATGCCCCTGACCTGGACGTGGTGGTGCCGAACAACGCACTCAAGAGCACCCGACAGCTCGCGCAGAGGCTTGGAGGTGCCTGCGTTGTGCTCGATGAACAACGGGACATGGCCCGCCTGGTGCTAGGGGGCTGGACGATCGATCTAGCCCGACAGGAAGGGGAGACGCTGGAAGACGATCTGAACCGTCGTGATTTCCGGCTGAATGCCATTGCCCTGAGCTTCGACGGATCTCCAAGGCTGCTGGATCCCACAGGTGGTCTTGAGGATCTGCAGGACGCCAGGGTCGTTGCAGTCCGGGAAGCCAACCTTCAGGAGGATCCCCTTCGCTTGTTACGAGGCCTCCGCCTGATCGCGGAGCTGGACATGCACCTGGATGATCCAACCTTGGAGATGCTGCACCGCAACCGTTCCCTGCTTCCCGATGCCGCGCCCGAACGGATCCAGGCTGAACTGTTGCGGCTCGTCGCCGCACCTGCCGCAGACCGCGCCATTGCAACCATCCTGGAACTGGAGCTGCTCAAGCCCTGGACAAAGCAAGACGACGCGGCAGCTGGAAAGGAACGATCTATCAGGACTGCGCAAGCAAGCGAACTGCTGACAGACAAGGAACGCAAGCAAGCTCTCCCACTCGCAAGACTCACCCAACTGCTGCCGGATGCCGGACTGAAAAAACTTCGCTTCAGTCGCAGACAATTGCAACGTTGTGAACGGCTGCGTTACTGGATCAAGCGTTCAACATCGATCCAGGGACATGCTTGCCCCGAGGGATTGACTGAGTCAGAACGACTGCAGCTTCACTTGGATCTGGAACAGGATCTGCCTGCGCTCATCTTGACTTGGCCTGCAGCGCTGCAAAAGCAATGGCTGGAGCGTTGGAGAGACCTCCAAGACACGCTCTTCCATCCAAGGCCTGCACTGAATGGGACAAGCCTTCAGGAAGCCCTCCAAATCTCGCCAGGGCCCACCTTGGGCGCTCTCCTTCGACACTTGAACCTTGAGCGTGCGTATGGTCGAATTTCAACACGAGAGCAGGCGCTGAACGCAGCCCGATCCTGGTTGTCCCACCAAGCAGTTCAAACAGACCCGGATGGGTCCTGTGATTAA
- a CDS encoding Ycf34 family protein, whose translation MCICVDCRWVDRCQAYHAVERQHGAPHLAETPDLKPADPRIHISVMDLPAGQVGVEWDVRGCGSFQLDRGRWSRLRPGEEVPT comes from the coding sequence ATGTGCATCTGTGTGGACTGCCGCTGGGTGGATCGCTGTCAGGCCTATCACGCTGTGGAGCGGCAGCACGGAGCTCCTCATCTCGCCGAGACACCTGATCTGAAGCCCGCGGACCCTCGAATTCACATCAGCGTGATGGATCTGCCGGCCGGGCAGGTTGGTGTGGAATGGGATGTGCGTGGCTGTGGATCATTTCAACTGGATCGAGGGCGTTGGAGTCGACTCAGGCCCGGTGAGGAGGTGCCTACATGA
- the tsaB gene encoding tRNA (adenosine(37)-N6)-threonylcarbamoyltransferase complex dimerization subunit type 1 TsaB produces the protein MSGWLLALHSSTETLGIAMVGAEAPIQEARVMCRSLGRALTNELVISLQQLLPADQWADISRLAVATGPGGFTGTRLTVVLARTLAQQLGAPLHGVSSFALMAPRLRKQLPAPQRHEPFSIVQTLPRRGQVAGRYRIANTEVEELESPRLLSDRDQPAPAVAMAVDVAEDVLQLLRYCRECHQQDLPGPWDPVLPIYPTSPVGPV, from the coding sequence ATGAGCGGCTGGCTGCTCGCTCTTCACAGCTCCACAGAAACTCTTGGGATCGCAATGGTGGGCGCAGAGGCCCCCATCCAAGAAGCCCGCGTGATGTGTCGTTCGCTTGGACGAGCTCTCACCAATGAGCTGGTGATTTCGCTTCAGCAGCTGCTGCCCGCTGATCAGTGGGCAGACATCAGCAGGCTTGCCGTGGCTACAGGGCCAGGCGGATTCACGGGCACCCGTCTCACCGTTGTGCTAGCCCGGACGCTGGCTCAGCAGTTAGGTGCGCCCCTGCATGGAGTGAGCAGCTTCGCCTTGATGGCTCCCAGGCTTCGCAAACAATTACCGGCGCCACAGCGGCACGAGCCGTTCTCGATTGTGCAGACCCTTCCCCGCAGGGGGCAGGTCGCCGGCCGCTACAGGATTGCGAACACAGAGGTGGAGGAACTGGAATCCCCTCGCTTGCTCAGCGATCGCGATCAGCCTGCCCCAGCTGTTGCGATGGCCGTGGATGTGGCTGAGGATGTGCTGCAGCTGTTGCGCTATTGCCGTGAGTGTCATCAGCAAGATCTTCCAGGCCCATGGGACCCAGTCCTGCCGATCTATCCCACCTCGCCCGTAGGACCAGTCTGA